Below is a genomic region from Microbulbifer sp. ALW1.
TCACCCTTGCCCGCAGCAACCTCGGCTTCACGCGGCTGCCACCACTAGTCACCGACTTCGCCTGCCGATTGGGCAACCTCACCCTCTACCACAGCCTGCTTGCCCCGGGTGGCAGCCAGTACCGCCCGCTGATCTCCCTACCGCTGGAAGGAAGCCCTCAGGGCTAACCCCCTACTACCCGAGCTAACCCCCTACTACCCGAGCTAACTCCCTATTAACCGCCACTTCTGTACTCGCGTGCAGAGTCGACCAAAAGCCGATTTTCAGACAAAAAAAAGCCCGCAATGCGGGCTTTCATTCGGCAGCGACCATAAGGTCACATACAGAGTCAATCAGTCGAGCTGGGACAGCACATACTCGGGATACATCACCAGTCGCGGGCGGGACAGACGGCGCGCGTCAAAAATGAATACGTAGCGCTCACCATCATCCTCGGCGGGGATGGTGCGCCTGAAACGCCAGGAGTTCACCCGATAGGTTTCCCTGCCCGCGTGCACCGGCGCCACCAGCTTGTACTGATTTTCACCAAGAAATTCAAACTCAAGATCTTCTTCACCGCTGGCACGCAGCATCAGGCGCCGGAACGTTTTCTTGCCTTCGTCCCCTTCCGCCAATTCACCGAGCAGCTTGTCCAGTCGCTCGCGCTCACCGCGCACATATTCAACCAGCTCCGGGTCTATTTCACGTTCAACGGCGCCCACCGCCGGGGCACTCTGCGCCACCGGATCTGCAACCGGGGGCTGCGCACTAACTTGGGGCGCAGCCGGCGTCAGGGCCGCCAGGCTAGGCTCGGGAATGCTGGGTTTTGCGAGAGGCTCCGGGCTCCGCACCGGCTTAGCTGCAGCCGCCACCTTCTGCTCTTCCGCGGAGTCCAGCATGGATTTAACCATTTTATCCACCAGAGCCTGCTGTGACGCGAGACGGGACTTGCCGTCGGCTACGGAGGACCGGGACTTCTGAAGCCGCGTCTGCAGCTCGCCAAAGTTCGACTGGATGATTTCCACGCGGCGATTGCGGCTGTCAACACCGCGCTCCGCCATGTCGTAGGCATGCTTGGCCTTGTGCAAGGCGCGCTCGGTATCCGTATTGGGTGACAACTTGTGCTCTCGCTCCGCCGTCTTGAGCTCTTTCAGGCTCTGCTCGTGGTTAGCCCGGGCTTTAGACAGAGACTCCTGGGCACGCTCCAACTTGTAGTCGTACGCGAGCATTTCGTTCTCGACATCTTCGAGCTCTACCAGTCGGTTTTCCATGGACTGCTCCATACGCGCAAGCTTGTTCTGCTCCACGGTCAGAGAAGACGCGGCCTGAACCGACGCACACCAGCCAACTACCCCCAACACGCCCGCAAAGAACAGCGAGCAGCTACGGTTTACCGCCATAGTCAAAAGTCCATTGTTTGATTTTTTTACTTCGAGAAGCGCATAAAAGAGTCATTGCGCACACTGCAGGTACAGCCCTGATAAAAACAGGCACACGGTAACTCGCGCAAGAGCTGCCAATTTACCTCAGACTCCAAAACACAGCAATGACCATGCCAACAAGTTTGGGAAACATAGAGTGACAGGCACCGCAAAACGGCACATTCGCACTTCCAAAAAAGTTCCCCCGGGGCTAGCAAATTTTTATGACATTTTATTGATTCGAGAGCTTGATTTTTTTTTTGAGAATCGCATTATGGGTTACAGGGAGTTAATCCTGACCCAGTTGAAAACCGACCCGGGCGCAAAACACCAATTCCGCTGCCAAGGCAGCCACCCGATCTGCGACCTCTGGTGATTCGGTTCCAACTGAGCGGCTTCTCCCTATAGGGCGCCCTACCTTATATCTCAGCAAACCGCGCATCGCGGCCTGCATGGATTCCTTATAACCGGAGGTATGTGCCCATGAAATCTGCGCCTTACGATAACATCGTGTTCCGTGATATCGACAAATCTGCCGCCCTGGCGGACACCGTATCTAAAAAGCTGAACAAGCTGGAACGTTATTGTGGCGACATCATACGAAGCCGTGTGGTCCTCGAAGCCCCCCATCAACACAAGCACAAAGGGAAGCAGTACAAAGCTTCCGTGGAACTTGCCCTGAGCGGCAATCCGGTCACCATTACCAACGAAAGCGACTCCATCCACCGCGCTGTTAACGCCGCGTTCAGCTCCGCAGAGCGCTGCCTGAAAGAGCGTGGTGACCGCCACAAAACCCGCCGACACCAGATGCCGGTGCTCGACACCCCCGACGCCCTCGACGAGTCTATCGAGTGAGTTAAGTGGGAGTTAGTCTGGGGCCGATCTTGAGCTAGCACTCTGAGAGTCCGTTATTCAAGAGTCCCTTATTAGAGAGTCCCTTACCGGGACATTCAAAAAACGCCATTTTGAATACCAGGGGGAGATTAAAAATTCACCCAAGGCATTCAGCGGGAGCTTCCAGCCCCACGCTGAAGCCAGCGCCGGTAACTGACCCAATGCTCGACGCCACTCGAGCAAGGAGGAACCAGAACGCAAAAGGCTGTGATCGGGCGACCCGTCACAGCCTTTTTTTATTCCAGCGACATAACGTCTGTGCGTTAAGACGTCACTCCGCAACCGGGGTGCGCATGGTGACAAACTCCTCGGCCGCCGTAGGGTGGATCCCGATCGTTTGGTCAAACGTGGTTTTGGTAGCCCCGGCCTTCATTGCCACCGCCAACCCCTGAATAATCTCCCCGGCATCAGGGCCCACCATGTGCACCCCGATTACCTTGTCGCTTTCCCGATCCACCACCAGCTTCATCAAAGTCCGCTCATCTCGCCCACTGACCGAGTGACGCATGGCCCGGAAGTCCGATTTGAAGATCACTACCGGAATACCTGCCTGCCGAGCTTCCTCCTCCGTCAAACCGACCGTACCGATATTCGGCTGGCAGAAAACCGCTGTCGGAATATTGTTGTAGTCAATTTCGGCCGTTTTGCCACTCTGCCAGTGCTTCACCAGCGCCATCGCCTCCGCCAGTGCCACCGGCGTCAATTCAGGGCCTCCCGTTACATCACCAAGGGCATAAATCGAAGTCACACTACTACGAAAATTATCATCGACCCCGATAGTGCCATCTTTATGTACAACCACCCCCAGCGACTCCAGGCCCAGCCCCTGTGTATTGGGTTTGCGGCCGGTGGCATACAGCACGGTATCCACTTCGAGGACCCCGCCATCGGCAGCACATACCTTCAAGCTGCCATCCGCCTGCTTCTCAATCGCAGTGACGTCGTGGTTGAAATGCAACTGCACAGACTTTTTGCCGACTTCGTCGCGCACAAATTTGCGCACATCCTTATCAAAGCCCCGCAAAAACAGTTCGCGTCGATAAGACAGGTGCGTTTCTGCACCGAGGCCGGCAAAAATACCGGCGAACTCTACCGCGATATAACCACCGCCAACGACCAGTACCCGGCGCGGGAAATCCTCCATCGAAAACACCTCGTTGGAGGTGATGACATGTTCGCTACCGGGAAATTCCGGCACAAACGGCCAACCGCCAGTCGCCACCAGAATGCGCTCTGCGGTATAGCTGTCACTACCAACCGTCACCTGCTGGCGCCCCGAAAGCTTTGCCCGGCCGTCAATAATCTGCACACCGGTATTATTGAGAAGGTTGCGATAAATACCGTTAAGCCGACCGACTTCCTTCGCATTATTGTCGCGCAATCTTGACCAAACAAAGTTGGCACCTGACTGCCCTTCCCAACCGTAAGCCGCCGCGTCTTCAAAGGCCTCACTGTAGCTGCTGGCATATACGAATAGCTTTTTGGGCACGCAGCCCACATTGACGCAGGTCCCTCCCATATAGCGGTCTTCGGCCACCGCCACCCGCATTCCCGCCGCAGCAGCCATACGCGCTGCGCGCACACCGCCAGAGCCCGCACCGATGACAAACAAATCAAAATCAAACTCAGACAAAATTCACTCCTGTTACCGGCAGCCTGCGCACTTTGCGAAGGCTGGCACTCAATCTCAATTCCCGACCTTTCGCTGGCAACGCAACCGAAGCCGCCCACAAAATATACTGTGCCCCCACCAAAATTCCCCCAGCTACCTGCTGCAACGCGAGTGCAGACAGGGGCGTACAAACTGTGCAAATTTTCAGCCGCAGGTGTATCAATGCTCGATTACTACACCGAAAACGCATCAAGAAACGTGTACCAGTTCGTCAAATAGCACATTAGTGACAAACGGTGCTTAAAAGCCGTTGACATAAGACCGTCGTTTCGATATTCATGTGATGTTTATCACAATAACAAGCCTGATAGCGAAAACAACAGTAGGGCAGCTGAAAATGAAAACGCCAGTATTCTCAACAACACACTCCAATCAAACAACCTCCCCAGCCAAGCGCGGAAAGCTGTCGTTCAAAGCTGCAGTGATGATGAGCTTACTCGCTGTTGGCAGCACCGCTCACGCCAAGAGCCACCCGTCTTACCTTACCGACAGCTATTGCGATGGTCTGGTAGAGCAGTTCGTGGACTCCGGCATGCGTAGCCTGGGAAAATATATCAACGAGAACTTCAAGCCGGAATATAAGGGTGGTATTCGTAACACCATCAACTTTCTCAACCAGCGCTCGGAATGGCTTGGCGAGTGCAACGACTACCTGAACGACACCAACCAACACTATGTATTCCACGACGAAAAGAACACCAAGGCGATCTTTGATGCAATGAACGCACTGGCCAAGGAATTACAACTGGTGCGCGAGGGTGTCGAGTACCCGGACGGGGCTGGCAACAACAACCCTCTCCCGTTTGTTAAAGGCCGCTTTGAGACACTGGCCAAACTTGTTGACCAGCACCACACCAGAATGCTGATGAAAAAGCAGTTTCAGTAAGCGCCACGAATATCGTCGCTCACCTACTGCTACATTCGCTCGGGGTTCAACACTGCTGAAACACCACCCTGGTGTTGAACCCTAAGCCGCCACTCCCTGCCCAGTTCATTTCCGAATCTGCGCAGACGGCTACTTTCTAGGACTTTTGGGCTTGTTTACCGACACCACATCCGCCGGATTTCCCGTAAATGGGGAGCCAGCTTCAGGCCACTGCACCTGGTTGCGCCCAAGAAACCGCTCCTTCAGGCTCGCTGCAATTCGCTTGGTAAGCGCCCCCAGTTTCGGGCGCTGCTTTTCAGAAAACGGAATAGGCCTGCAACTGTGCACCGCGGCGAGACCAATCCGCGCCATAAACAGGCTGGCACCCATACCCTGCCCCAGCCGCGCAGACACGGTACTCAACATACTGTCGCCGACCAGCTCCGGCCACAATTCGCTCACGGCATATTCACTGGCGCCACTATAGGCGACCAGTGCCAGAATCTTTTTAAACAGCCGCCAACGCACCACGATAGACGGGCGAACGCCATAGATTTGCGCCACATCATCAATCATCCGCATGGACTGCCGCAGCGCCACCAATACATCCAGGGTGGTAAAGGGACTGAGCCCCACCAGCGCGCCGGTGGTCGTAGCGTGGCGAACGATACGTCGTAACGCCTCCTGGTCCAGGGCCTCGAAGAAATTCAGCTCCAGGTGGCGAAGCAACTCACTATTGTCGTAGTAATCTGGTGTTTCCGCCTGTACCCGGGACAGCAAGGCACCCTGCGGCTTGCCCGCGAACAGTTCTCGCAACTGCCGGTTCAGAGGCTCTACCGCATCGGTCGCGCGACTATCGCGCACCTGCGCCGCCAGCTCCTGGGTTTTCTGCAGCTCCCGCAACGGCCGGCCGGCACGAAAATATTCCCAAACTGCACTGACCATGGTGAGCACCAGAGCGCCAATAATCACCCCTGCGAGGGCGCCAAGACTCCAGTGCATCTCGGCAGCCCAGTAGAAAAACTGGCGCAACTCCCAGAATACCGCTCCGAACGCCAGCGCCAGTGCCGCAAGCAACGCGGGCTTCCAGAGGCGTAAACGAAATACCGGCAGACGCAGCTCGGAAAACGAAATTTTGTCGGGGAGGGATTCCCCCGTCGTAATAGAGCGCGGCAGCTGATCAGGCTCTTCTGCGAGAGATTCCACCCGGGTACTGGCACGATCCCGCGCCGGTGGCTCTTCCAGGTCCAGGTTTTCGATACGGGTCTGGCGGCGCGGGCGGGTTGTACTTTCGGCCCCGGCAATCCTCGCAGAGGCTGCGGAGGTCGATGACTCTTCCGGAACCTTGCCACCTTTTGATTCAGGGTCTGACTTCACACTTTATCTCCCAACAGCAAATTCAGCAGTGCATCGATGCGAATGTGGGGCATATAACCCTCACGGCCGATCCCCATCGGCGGGCGCAATTGAGGTGGTAAACCGCCGGAGTAATGCTGCCATTCACCCTCTTGCGGCAGGTGTGCCATGATTTCGGCATTTTCAAACCCGAGATAACTGCCGTCCATGGCGTGCCCCACGAGCATGCGCCTGCCATCGCGAGCGCTTTCATTGGAACAGCGCACCGCGGCAATGGCCTCACAGTACAGCGGCAACCCACGGTGGCGCGCACCGGAAAATACCTGTTGTAGCTGCTGCCCCAGTAACTGGCGCAGCGCGTCGTGATCTGCGGCCAGTACCTGATCGACTTTGGTCGCCGCAAAGACCAGTCGATCGATGCGCGGCCGCCACAGCTTGCGCAGTATTCCATTGCTGCCGTAACGGAATGTATCGGCAATATGTCCAAACGCCTTGCGCATATCCTCCAGAGACTCTTCCCCGGCAAACAGCGTACTGATCAAATCCACCAGCACCAACTGGCGATCGAGGTGCCGGAAGTGGCTGTCGACAAACGGCGATACCTGCTCATCCACATACGCCTGATACCGTTGGGCGAGCACCTTGTACACGCTGTCTTCCGGCAATGCGTTCAGTTCCGCCAACGGCTGGTGCGAAAGCGCCGGTAGCGGAAAAAATCCATATTCGTCATTGTCCAGCAGCGCCCGTCCCGGCTGCAGGTAACTCAATTTGCGCTCGCGGCGACAGTCGCGCAAAAACTGCCGATAGTTCTGCCACAGGCTATCCAGCTGACGTGGGTCCGCGGTCGCATCTGGCGCCAGGTCTCGAAGCTGCGCCAGTAATTCTGGCGCAATATCCGCTCTCGGCGCGCTGTCGAGAAGGTCTCGCTGATGCCGGCACCAGGTGGCGAAATCCATCCGCAGCAGTGGCAGGTCCATCAACCACTCGCCGGGATAATCGCGAAATTCCAGGATAAGCTTTTGACGATAATTCCGACCCAGCCTGCGCCCCTGGAGGTGGACGTGTAATTCCAGTGCCGATAGGTCACGGGTGGACTTTGGCCAGCGCGGTGGGTTGGCGGTGAGGGCGTCCAGGCATTGCGGGTACTCGAACAGCGGTAGTCCGGTATCCAGCGCCGGATGAAGCTCGGCGCCCAGCAGCCGGCCGTTTAACGCAGGGGCAAACCCCGGCAACTGGGCCCTGTCGGGGTGACTCAATTGATAGATAAGACTGGTGATTAGGGTAGATTTACCCGCACCACTCAGGCCGGTAATGCCGATACAGATCCGCTTGTCCAGCAGCCTCTCCGCGGCCCAGTGGGACTTATCGCGCGCCTCTTTGCGCAGCTGGCGCCACTGATCCCGCAGTTTCTGCAGGCGACCAGTTTCATGAGAAGCGCCTGTGGCTGATTCATCAATACCACTCAAGGCTGATCCCCCCAGGTTGAGGCTGTTCGAAACTGATCCCATCGAATTTGAGAAACTCTCAGCATGTATCTGTAATTAACCAATTCCGCTCCCTGACTCCGAACAAGATTTACCCACCACCGGATGAGACATACATTGAGACATACATAAAGTATTTCACCCTCAGGAGATGGCGCTAGATCGCGACCATTTCAACCCTGAAGTTTACACACTGGCGCTTTTCCGGGGCCCGCCACACTTCGCCACCCCAAAAAAAAGCGCGAACCGGAAAGGTTCGCGCTTTTTTGCGGCTTATACGTCTACCGGGCTTCAATCCACCAGCGCCACATCCCCAGAACCCATAACGGAGAAGGATTCACTGGCGGGACGCTTGAGCACGATATCGCCGGATCCCATCACTGCACCCCCGGCTTTGGTCGCGCTTAGGGTACGTCCCATGAAATCCCCGGAGCCCATCACCGTGACGTTCAGATTGGCCACTTTGCCGCCAATGGCCATATCACCGGAACCCTTGATCTGTGCGGAGAAATCTTCGCCGATAAAATTCTCCATTTTGATATCGCCAGAGCCGGTGATGTTCGCTGCACCATTCACCGCCAGCACCGTGGCCAGGAATATATCGCCAGAACCCGTCACACCTGTGCTCAGGGACTCTGCCGCCACTTTCTCCACGCGGATCAGGCCGGAACCAGTGACTCGCAAGTCGAGCTTTTCGCTCTCCAGGGTGTCCGCATGGGCATCACCAGAGCCCGTGACACGAATGGCGCTGACCACCGGAAGGGTTACGCGAAATTCCACATCAGGCTCTGTACTCACGGTCACCACACCCAGCAGGCTTTTGCTGTTGGCCTCTACCGAAAGCTCCAGAGTACCGGAATCGGCATCCACCTCCGCTTTGGCGTGGGTCAGGTCTTTTTCAACACCGTGGGCGGTCACCGAGAAAGTAGCGCCCTGCACCACCTTGAGGTCAGCGCCTCCCTTGAGGGCGATGGCCGTGAAACCATCCAGCGCAAATGACCGGCTGGCATCCTGCGCATGGGCAACGCCCGCCCCCAGTGTAAGAGCGAGCAAAAGAGATGAAAAAAACGACAATCTGGAGAACATGATCAGAATACCTGTTTATGTTAATTGCTACTGTGACGCCAGAAGCGCGGCATTTGGATGCAGCCACCACCTTTTTTTTAACGGATCAGCGGCCACAACTCACTCGGAGCTGCCCCGTGCTACCCCGCGTTCAGTCCGCACTATCCCGGTATCCCAGTGCAACCAGCGCTTCACGCAACTTGGCGGCCTCTGCCGCCAGCACCGCGGGCTCCGCGGGCTTTTGCAGGGAAAAATCCAGATCCGCAATCTCGTTGATGGGCACCAGGTGATAGTGCGTATGCGGCACCTCGATACCGGCCACCATTACCCCCACCCGCTTGGGCTGGTATACCTGCTTCTGGGCCTTGGCCACCTTGCTCGCCACGGCCATCAGGTGGGCGGAAGTGTCTGCCGGCACATCGTCCCAGTGGTTGATCTCCTCCACCGGAACCACCAGGCAATGCCCGGGCTTGATCGGCGCTATGGTCATAAAGGCCACAACGCGCTCGTCGCGCCACACGAAATGTCCTGGCAGGTCGCCGTTCATGATCTGGGTGAAAATACTCGCCATTGGATGCCTCACATAAGAGCTGGACAAACACCCTGGCCGTCCACCGGAGGCCGCGGGTAAAGAACCGGAAACCAACTAGTCTACCAGCGGCCGCAGAATCTGTACCAGTGAAGCAACAGACAACGCCCTATAGCACCAAATTAAACGCATTCTCAACAACCCGTGGAAGACTGTGACAATTTCACGCAGATTCGTTGGCAGGGGTATGTCCTTCCCGTAATCTTGCCGCCCATATCGCGACAGGCAGCCCCAAGCCCTCGCCGAAGACCGGTCTCACACCTCCGGACACTGCGGCGAACGTCAAGAATTGAGGCAAAACGGGCGCCGCCGCAACGCACTGATTTACCATCTCACAGGGGGATCTACCAATGCCGAGAGTTGTATCCAGCAGTACGCAAAAACTAGCGCAGATGCCGCTGGTCGATCATTCCGGCAGCGCCAGCCAGGGTATTCTGCAACAGCTCGGCGGCCGCCAGTTTGTCGATGACACCGTCGGCGAGTTCTACCAGGCCATTGGCAAGTATCTCGCGCCCCAGGATACCGAAGACCACGGCAAGCAGCGCAATCGCCAGGCACAGTTCCTGAACCACGCACTCTCCGCACAGCCAGAACCAATTCATAGCGCTCGCGCCAGTTTCCTGGCGCGCGGCCTGAACCCGGCACTGTTCGAAGCCCTGCTGGAATACCTTGAGGCGCGGCTGCTGGAACTGGGCTTTTCCCCCTGCTTCAGCCAGCAGCTGGTAACCACCGCCAGCGACCTGTACGACAGCTGCGAAGCGCCCCTGTCTATCGCCTGTTGAGGCACCGGGGCCCGTGCCAGCCCCCACTCCTGTCATCCGCCCCTGAGCCACCCCTCCCCTCCCACGGCTCAGCCGCGGGTAACCCGGCCCCGCGCCTTCGGTTGCGGGCGCTGGGGTCGCCCCATACAATGCACCCTCACACAGCCTTTAATCCCCGTTTGCTTTTCCTTCTGTAAGCGGTAAGCGCTACAACTCACTCTCAAGATACAAGAGACTGCTAATGAAAATTGCTAACCACAGTGTGGTGGAGATCAACTACACCCTGAAAGACGCCGAAGGTACCGTGATTGACTCCTCCGAGGGTGGTCAACCGCTGAAGTACCTCCAGGGTGTGGGCAACATCATCCCCGGGCTGGAGAAGGAAATGCTGGACAAAAGCGCCGGTGACAAATTCAACGTCGTGATTGCCCCGGAAGAAGCTTACGGCCCGCAAAATCCAGAGCTGATCCAGACCCTGCCCAGCAGCGCCTTTGGCGGTGTAGAGAAGCTGGAGGTTGGCATGGCCTTCCGCGCCCAGAGCACCGACGGCCAGCCGATCGAAGTGGAAGTTATCGATGTCGATGGTGACCAGGTAACCATTAATGGCAACCACCCGCTGGCGGGTGTCGAGCTGCACTTTGATATCGAAGTGGTTTCCGTGCGCGAAGCGACTCCGGAAGAAGTAGACCACGGTCACGTACACTAAGTACGCAGACCTGGTGGGGCGCCACCGGCGCCCCGCTCTCCCTCTCGGCCAATCCCAGCTCTGCGGCGCAATCGCCTTTTACCTTCTCGGGAGCCTTCTCGGGAAGCAGTTCCGGACATCACCCCATGCCTCTCTCCACGCCAGCCAGCAGCGACTCCACCTCTCCCCTCAGCGACGACTACCAGCAACGGTTTGGTGGCATTGCCAGGCTTTATGGTGTACAGGCGCTGTCAAAACTACACGCGGCTCATGTGGTCGTCATCGGTATTGGCGGGGTGGGCAGCTGGACTGCAGAGGCCCTGGCGCGCAGTGGTATCGGGAAATTGACACTCGTCGACCTGGACGACATTTGCATCACCAACACCAATCGCCAGATTCACGCACTGGCGGATACTGTTGGCGATATCAAGGTGTCGGTGATGGCGGAACGGTTGAAGGCGATCAATCCGGAAATTGTCGTGAACACCTGCGAAGACTTTATTGCCAGCGACAATTTTGCGGAAATTCTCGCACCCGAACGGGAGGCCATCGATGTTGTCATCGATGCGTTTGACAATGCGCGGGTAAAAGCCGCCCTGATTGCCTACTGCAAGGCGCGCAAAATCCGTTTGATTACCGTCGGCTCTGCCGGTGGTAAAAAGAACCCCGCGGGCATTACCTGCGCGGATCTGGGACGCACGGTCAGCGACCCAATGCTGGCGAAGGTGCGCCAGCACCTGTATCGCTTTCACAACTTCCAGAAATCCAGCAAACGGCAATTCGGGATCGATGCGATCTATTCCGCGGAGCCGATGGTTTACCCGCAGCCGGACGGCCAGGTATGCCAGCAGAAAGGCGCCATGCAAAACGGGGTAAAACTGGACTGCAGTGGCGGCTTTGGCGCGGCCACCATGGTGACGGGAACCTTTGGATTTGTGGCTGCATCACGGGCCATTGAGCGGATCTTGCGCTAAACCGGATACGGCGAAACAATCAAATCCTAGGCCCTAGTCCGCTAGCCCTAGCCTCAAGCCATCAAGGCAAACGCGCGCTCCAGCAGCGCACGAAAGCCGTTGCTGCGGGACTCGCTCAGTTGTTGCGCCAGCCCCAACTCCACAAACAGCGCTTCCACTTCCTCTTTATTTTGTGCCGCGAGATCTTTCCCGTTCAGCTGCGATAACAGCAGCGCACCCAGGCCTTTGACGATCCGGCTGTCACTGTCGAGGCCAAACCAGTGCTTACCGGCCTCACAGCGGTGCACCAGCCAGGCGCTAGATTCACAACCGCGCACCAGATTGGCGTCATTACGAATACTGGCTTTACTGGAGATCTGCTTGCCCCAGGCCATCAGGGTACGGTACCTGTCCTGCCAGTTCTGGCGGCTGCGCAGCAATTCCAGATCCAGCATCGAGAGGTCATCCACTACCCATTCCGACGCGCCAGATTCCGCCAGATTTTGGACTTCCAACGCAGCCGGAGCACTTCTGTCTTCGCGGTCGAGCTGCTGCACAAACTCTTCCACCGCAGCAACAAACTTGGCGACATCTTCCGCGTTATTGTACGCGGCCACCGAGGCCCGCAAGGTCGCGCTGTGACCGGCGGCGCGCATCAGCGGTTGCGCGCAGTGGTGCCCAACACGCACCGCAATATCCCGCCCATCCAACCACTGCATCAGATCGACTGCCGCACAGCGCGGATGGGTAAATGAGGCGATGCCGAGATTATTTTCCGCAATGCTCAGCAGGTTCAATTCAGGAATCTGCGACAAACCTGCATGTAAGTCTCGCAGCAGTTGTTGCTCATGAACGGCCATGGCCGTGCGATCCTGCGCGCTGAGAAACGCCATACAGGCGCCCAGTCCGGCGATCGCTGCCAGAGAGGAGGTTCCGGCTTCAAATTTGTGCGGAAGATCGGCGTAATGACTGGAGTAGAGATCCACATCTGCAATCATCTCACCGCCCCCCTGCCAGGGTGGCATCTGTTGCATTAATGCCTCGCGCCCGTATAAAAGCCCGACACCACTGGGGCCATAAAACTTGTGCGCTGAACAGACAAAAAAATCGCAGCCGATCGCCTGTACATCAATACGATCGTGCGCCGCCAACTGGGCACCATCCAGCACCCACACAAGATCCATGGAGGCAAGCGTATTACGCACTCGTTCCAGGTCCACCCGAAAACCGAGCGCATTCGACCCCGCGGTAACCGAGACAATTTTCGTGCGCTCATTCAACACTTCCGCCATGCGGTGGAACTGCGGGATACCGCGCTCGTCGGGCAAGTAGCGGATTTCCAGCCGGTAGCGTTCCGCCATCATTTGCCAGGGCACCAGATTCGCGTGGTGCTCGGCCGTCGTGAGCACAATTTCATCACCGGGCTGTAAGCCAGCGCAAAGACTGTTCGCCAGCAGGTTCAAGCCTTCGGTTGCCCCCCGGGTGAATATCACTTCCCGGGCACTGAGCGCGCCAAGAAATTCCGC
It encodes:
- a CDS encoding HPF/RaiA family ribosome-associated protein, which codes for MKSAPYDNIVFRDIDKSAALADTVSKKLNKLERYCGDIIRSRVVLEAPHQHKHKGKQYKASVELALSGNPVTITNESDSIHRAVNAAFSSAERCLKERGDRHKTRRHQMPVLDTPDALDESIE
- the gorA gene encoding glutathione-disulfide reductase, whose protein sequence is MSEFDFDLFVIGAGSGGVRAARMAAAAGMRVAVAEDRYMGGTCVNVGCVPKKLFVYASSYSEAFEDAAAYGWEGQSGANFVWSRLRDNNAKEVGRLNGIYRNLLNNTGVQIIDGRAKLSGRQQVTVGSDSYTAERILVATGGWPFVPEFPGSEHVITSNEVFSMEDFPRRVLVVGGGYIAVEFAGIFAGLGAETHLSYRRELFLRGFDKDVRKFVRDEVGKKSVQLHFNHDVTAIEKQADGSLKVCAADGGVLEVDTVLYATGRKPNTQGLGLESLGVVVHKDGTIGVDDNFRSSVTSIYALGDVTGGPELTPVALAEAMALVKHWQSGKTAEIDYNNIPTAVFCQPNIGTVGLTEEEARQAGIPVVIFKSDFRAMRHSVSGRDERTLMKLVVDRESDKVIGVHMVGPDAGEIIQGLAVAMKAGATKTTFDQTIGIHPTAAEEFVTMRTPVAE
- a CDS encoding TIGR01620 family protein, giving the protein MKSDPESKGGKVPEESSTSAASARIAGAESTTRPRRQTRIENLDLEEPPARDRASTRVESLAEEPDQLPRSITTGESLPDKISFSELRLPVFRLRLWKPALLAALALAFGAVFWELRQFFYWAAEMHWSLGALAGVIIGALVLTMVSAVWEYFRAGRPLRELQKTQELAAQVRDSRATDAVEPLNRQLRELFAGKPQGALLSRVQAETPDYYDNSELLRHLELNFFEALDQEALRRIVRHATTTGALVGLSPFTTLDVLVALRQSMRMIDDVAQIYGVRPSIVVRWRLFKKILALVAYSGASEYAVSELWPELVGDSMLSTVSARLGQGMGASLFMARIGLAAVHSCRPIPFSEKQRPKLGALTKRIAASLKERFLGRNQVQWPEAGSPFTGNPADVVSVNKPKSPRK
- a CDS encoding YcjX family protein, whose amino-acid sequence is MSGIDESATGASHETGRLQKLRDQWRQLRKEARDKSHWAAERLLDKRICIGITGLSGAGKSTLITSLIYQLSHPDRAQLPGFAPALNGRLLGAELHPALDTGLPLFEYPQCLDALTANPPRWPKSTRDLSALELHVHLQGRRLGRNYRQKLILEFRDYPGEWLMDLPLLRMDFATWCRHQRDLLDSAPRADIAPELLAQLRDLAPDATADPRQLDSLWQNYRQFLRDCRRERKLSYLQPGRALLDNDEYGFFPLPALSHQPLAELNALPEDSVYKVLAQRYQAYVDEQVSPFVDSHFRHLDRQLVLVDLISTLFAGEESLEDMRKAFGHIADTFRYGSNGILRKLWRPRIDRLVFAATKVDQVLAADHDALRQLLGQQLQQVFSGARHRGLPLYCEAIAAVRCSNESARDGRRMLVGHAMDGSYLGFENAEIMAHLPQEGEWQHYSGGLPPQLRPPMGIGREGYMPHIRIDALLNLLLGDKV
- a CDS encoding GIN domain-containing protein, translating into MFSRLSFFSSLLLALTLGAGVAHAQDASRSFALDGFTAIALKGGADLKVVQGATFSVTAHGVEKDLTHAKAEVDADSGTLELSVEANSKSLLGVVTVSTEPDVEFRVTLPVVSAIRVTGSGDAHADTLESEKLDLRVTGSGLIRVEKVAAESLSTGVTGSGDIFLATVLAVNGAANITGSGDIKMENFIGEDFSAQIKGSGDMAIGGKVANLNVTVMGSGDFMGRTLSATKAGGAVMGSGDIVLKRPASESFSVMGSGDVALVD
- a CDS encoding HIT family protein; its protein translation is MASIFTQIMNGDLPGHFVWRDERVVAFMTIAPIKPGHCLVVPVEEINHWDDVPADTSAHLMAVASKVAKAQKQVYQPKRVGVMVAGIEVPHTHYHLVPINEIADLDFSLQKPAEPAVLAAEAAKLREALVALGYRDSAD
- a CDS encoding peptidylprolyl isomerase, giving the protein MKIANHSVVEINYTLKDAEGTVIDSSEGGQPLKYLQGVGNIIPGLEKEMLDKSAGDKFNVVIAPEEAYGPQNPELIQTLPSSAFGGVEKLEVGMAFRAQSTDGQPIEVEVIDVDGDQVTINGNHPLAGVELHFDIEVVSVREATPEEVDHGHVH
- the tcdA gene encoding tRNA cyclic N6-threonylcarbamoyladenosine(37) synthase TcdA; the encoded protein is MPLSTPASSDSTSPLSDDYQQRFGGIARLYGVQALSKLHAAHVVVIGIGGVGSWTAEALARSGIGKLTLVDLDDICITNTNRQIHALADTVGDIKVSVMAERLKAINPEIVVNTCEDFIASDNFAEILAPEREAIDVVIDAFDNARVKAALIAYCKARKIRLITVGSAGGKKNPAGITCADLGRTVSDPMLAKVRQHLYRFHNFQKSSKRQFGIDAIYSAEPMVYPQPDGQVCQQKGAMQNGVKLDCSGGFGAATMVTGTFGFVAASRAIERILR